A part of Streptomyces sp. NBC_01451 genomic DNA contains:
- the aroB gene encoding 3-dehydroquinate synthase: MSSEAVTRIQVGGTAGSDPYEVLIGRQLLEELGGLIGPRTKRVAVIHPEALAETGEALRADLAGQGFETVAIQVPNAEEAKTAEVAAYCWKALGQSNFTRTDVVVGVGGGATTDLAGFVAATWLRGVRWIAIPTTVLAMVDAAVGGKTGINTAEGKNLVGSFHPPAGVLCDLAALDSLPVNDYVSGLAEIIKAGFIADPVILELIESDPQAARTPAGPHTAELIERSIKVKAEVVSSDLKESGLREILNYGHTLAHAIEKNERYQWRHGAAVSVGMHFAAELGRLAGRLDDATADRHRTVLESVGLPLHYRYDQWPKLLETMKLDKKSRGDLLRFIVLDGLAKPTVLEGPDPAVLLAAYGEVGQ; this comes from the coding sequence ATGAGTAGCGAGGCAGTGACGCGGATCCAGGTCGGAGGCACGGCGGGCAGCGACCCGTACGAGGTCCTGATCGGCCGCCAGCTCCTGGAGGAGCTGGGCGGGCTGATCGGGCCCAGGACGAAGCGGGTCGCGGTGATCCACCCCGAGGCGCTCGCCGAGACGGGTGAGGCGCTGCGCGCCGACCTGGCGGGCCAGGGCTTCGAGACGGTCGCCATCCAGGTGCCGAACGCGGAGGAGGCCAAGACCGCAGAGGTGGCCGCCTACTGCTGGAAGGCGCTCGGACAGTCCAACTTCACCCGCACCGACGTCGTCGTCGGCGTCGGCGGCGGGGCGACCACCGACCTGGCCGGCTTCGTGGCCGCGACCTGGCTGCGCGGAGTGCGCTGGATCGCGATCCCGACGACGGTACTGGCGATGGTGGACGCGGCGGTCGGCGGCAAGACCGGCATCAACACCGCCGAGGGCAAGAACCTCGTCGGCTCCTTCCACCCGCCCGCCGGTGTGCTCTGCGACCTGGCGGCGCTGGACTCCCTCCCGGTCAACGACTACGTGTCGGGGCTCGCGGAGATCATCAAGGCCGGCTTCATCGCCGACCCGGTGATCCTTGAGCTGATCGAGTCCGACCCGCAGGCCGCCCGCACCCCGGCCGGTCCGCACACCGCCGAGCTGATCGAGCGGTCGATCAAGGTGAAGGCGGAGGTCGTCTCCTCGGACCTCAAGGAGTCGGGCCTGCGCGAGATCCTGAACTACGGTCACACGCTCGCGCACGCCATCGAGAAGAACGAGCGCTACCAGTGGCGGCACGGCGCGGCCGTCTCCGTCGGTATGCACTTCGCGGCCGAACTGGGCCGCCTCGCGGGCAGGTTGGACGACGCCACGGCCGACCGGCACCGCACGGTCCTGGAGTCCGTGGGCCTGCCGCTGCACTACCGCTACGACCAGTGGCCCAAGCTGCTGGAGACGATGAAGCTCGACAAGAAGTCCCGGGGCGACCTGCTGCGGTTCATCGTCCTCGACGGGCTGGCCAAGCCGACCGTCCTGGAAGGACCCGACCCGGCCGTCCTCCTCGCCGCCTACGGCGAAGTGGGGCAGTAG
- a CDS encoding Pro-rich N-terminal domain-containing protein — translation MQDAVGSPLPPPHQPGQGPGADWSSAAPHAGQQHPGVHPGSAPPSRPPAPAPVYTGGVPSGPGPQAQHPPVPQHAPVPQHAPVPPAPDTTGHVRLPQGDFVPTPGPPPATGPVDPASAPLAVLLIGPAGAGKTSVAKYWADHRRVPTAHISLDDVREWVRSGFADPQSGWNDHSEAQYRLARRTCGFAARNFLANGISCILDDAVFPDRPVVGLGGWKRHVGPGLLPVVLLPGLEIVLERNAERSGNRRLPDEEVARIHGRMAGWYGSGLPIVDNSQLDVPATARVLDEVLARLLASPPKW, via the coding sequence ATGCAGGACGCAGTGGGGTCTCCGCTGCCGCCGCCCCACCAGCCGGGGCAAGGACCGGGCGCCGACTGGTCGTCGGCCGCCCCGCACGCGGGGCAGCAACACCCGGGCGTACACCCGGGTTCCGCACCCCCGAGCCGGCCACCGGCTCCGGCCCCGGTCTACACCGGGGGAGTCCCCTCGGGACCGGGTCCGCAGGCCCAGCATCCGCCCGTCCCGCAGCACGCTCCCGTGCCTCAGCATGCCCCGGTGCCGCCTGCGCCCGACACCACCGGCCATGTGCGGCTGCCGCAGGGCGACTTCGTCCCGACACCGGGCCCGCCGCCCGCCACGGGACCGGTCGACCCGGCCTCCGCGCCCCTCGCCGTGCTGCTGATCGGCCCAGCGGGCGCCGGGAAGACGAGTGTCGCGAAGTACTGGGCCGACCATCGCCGGGTGCCCACCGCGCACATCAGCCTCGACGACGTACGCGAATGGGTCCGCTCGGGCTTCGCCGACCCGCAGTCGGGGTGGAACGACCATTCCGAGGCGCAGTATCGTCTCGCCCGCCGCACCTGCGGCTTCGCCGCGCGCAACTTCCTGGCCAACGGCATCTCCTGCATCCTCGACGACGCGGTCTTCCCCGACCGCCCGGTCGTCGGCCTCGGTGGCTGGAAGCGGCACGTCGGGCCCGGTCTGCTGCCGGTCGTGCTGCTGCCCGGCCTGGAGATCGTCCTGGAGCGCAACGCCGAGCGCTCCGGCAACCGCCGCCTCCCGGACGAGGAGGTCGCCCGCATCCACGGCAGGATGGCGGGCTGGTACGGCTCCGGGCTCCCGATCGTCGACAACTCCCAGCTCGACGTACCGGCGACGGCACGGGTGCTGGACGAGGTCCTGGCGCGACTGCTGGCCAGCCCGCCCAAGTGGTAG
- a CDS encoding shikimate kinase — protein MGVGKSTVGRLLAGRLDCAYRDTDDDIVAEQGRTIADIFVDEGEPAFRAVEKQAVQRALAEHDGVLALGGGSILDEDTRELLAGHRVVYLSMDVEEAVQRTGLNAARPLLAVNPRRQWRELMEARRHLYTEVADAVVATDGRTPEEVTQAVLDALELKSA, from the coding sequence ATGGGTGTCGGCAAGTCCACCGTCGGGCGGCTGCTGGCCGGGCGGCTCGACTGCGCGTACCGGGACACGGACGACGACATCGTCGCGGAGCAGGGCCGCACGATCGCCGACATCTTCGTCGACGAGGGCGAGCCGGCCTTCCGGGCCGTCGAGAAGCAGGCCGTCCAGCGGGCGCTGGCCGAGCACGACGGCGTCCTCGCCCTCGGCGGCGGCTCGATCCTCGACGAGGACACCCGCGAGCTGCTGGCCGGGCACCGGGTCGTGTACCTGTCGATGGACGTCGAGGAAGCCGTCCAGCGCACCGGCCTGAACGCGGCCCGCCCCCTGCTGGCGGTCAACCCGCGCCGGCAGTGGCGGGAGCTGATGGAAGCCCGTCGCCACCTGTACACGGAGGTCGCCGACGCGGTCGTCGCCACCGATGGCCGTACGCCCGAAGAGGTCACCCAAGCCGTCCTGGACGCACTGGAGTTGAAGTCAGCATGA